Proteins encoded in a region of the Lathamus discolor isolate bLatDis1 chromosome Z, bLatDis1.hap1, whole genome shotgun sequence genome:
- the RAD1 gene encoding cell cycle checkpoint protein RAD1 has product MPLTVQPAGSAEPYVLSASLDNARHLSSLLRAVNFQDHATCFATDNGLRVTVEDAKCIQANAFIQAEIFQEFAVQEQTVTFRINLSVLLDCLTIFDTSSLPGTSTALKMCYRGYGYPLMLFLEEGGVVTVCKINTQEPEDLLDFDFCSTKVVNKIILQSEGLRKAFAELDMTSEVMQITMSPDKPYFRLSTFGNAGSAHLDYSKDSDLIEAFHCNQTQTNRYKISLLKPSTKALALSCKVSIRTDAQGFLSLQYMIRNEDGQICFVEYYCCPDENITEEM; this is encoded by the exons ATGCCGCTGACGGTGCAGCCCGCCGGCAGCGCGGAACCGTACGTGTTGTCCGCCAGCCTGGACAATGCCCGGCACCTCTCCAGCCTCCTCAGGGCCGTCAACTTCCAGGACCACGCCACCTGCTTCGCCACGGACAATGGTCTGCGGGTGACGGTGGAGGACGCTAAGTGCATCCAGGCCAACGCCTTCATCCAG GCAGAAATTTTTCAGGAGTTTGCTGTCCAGGAGCAAACAGTGACATTCCGGATCAATTTGTCTGTTCTTCTTGACTGCCTGACTATTTTTGATACCAGTTCTTTGCCAG GAACATCAACAGCCCTTAAGATGTGTTATCGTGGTTATGGTTATCCCTTGATGCTGTTCTTGGAAGAAGGAGGTGTAGTGACAGTGTGCAAAATAAACACTCAAGAACCTGAGGACTTGCTAGACTTCGATTTCTGCAGTACAAAAGTTGTTAATAAAATCATCCTGCAGTCAGAAGGGTTACGAAAAGCATTTGCTGAACTGGATATGACCAGTGAAGTTATGCAGATTACCATGTCTCCAGATAAACCCtacttcag GTTATCCACTTTTGGAAATGCTGGCAGTGCACATCTGGACTACTCTAAGGACTCTGATTTGATAGAAGCATTCCACTGTAACCAGACCCagacaaacag gtaCAAGATTTCTTTGCTTAAACCATCTACGAAGGCACTGGCTTTATCTTGTAAGGTGTCCATTAGAACAGATGCTCAAGGATTTCTTTCACTGCAGTATATGATTAGGAATGAAGATGGACAGATCTGTTTTGTAGAATACTATTGTTGCCCTGATGAGAATATTACCGAAGAGATGTAg
- the BRIX1 gene encoding ribosome biogenesis protein BRX1 homolog, whose protein sequence is MAAGKRKRAGPAERPAKRAKAGPSAAEPGDLAAPEEYSIPPPVSQGKWKNKERVLIFSSRGINFRTRHLMQDLRTLMPHSKADTKMDRKDQLFVINEVCEMKNCNKCIFFEAKKKQDLYMWLSNTPQGPSAKFLVQNVHTLAELKMTGNCLRGSRPLLSFDPIFDKEPHYALLKELFIQIFSTPQYHPKSQPFVDHVFTFTVTDERIWFRNYQIIEEDASLVEIGPRFVLNLIKIFQGSFGGPTLYENPHYQSPNMHRRLVRLSVAAKFREKQHVKEVQKIKKQESKVLIKEDPTEVVFETPAKEKPVEIQLVKPESKPIVKNKKKLRKIQRKKQKKLFRTEASA, encoded by the exons ATGGCGGCGGGCAAGAGGAAGCGTGCGGGCCCTGCGGAGCGGCCGGCGAAGCGGGCGAAGGCGGGGCCGAGCGCGGCCGAGCCGGGAGACCTGGCGGCACCGGAGGAGTACAGCATCCCGCCGCCGGTGTCACAG ggtAAATGGAAGAACAAGGAACGAgtgcttattttttcttctcgTGGCATTAATTTCAGAACAAGGCACCTAATGCAAGACCTAAGGACATTGATGCCTCATTCTAAAGCAG ATACTAAAATGGACCGTAAAGACCAGTTATTTGTAATTAACGAG GTGTGTGAAATGAAAAACTGCAATAAATGCATCTTTTTTGAAGCCAAAAAGAAACAGGATCTCTATATGTG GCTTTCAAATACACCACAGGGACCATCAGCTAAATTCTTAGTCCAAAATG TTCACACTCTGGCTGAATTGAAGATGACAGGAAACTGCCTCAGGGGCTCACGGCCCCTTTTGTCTTTTGATCCA atatTTGACAAAGAGCCACACTATGCCCTGCTAAAAGAATTGTTTATTCAG ATATTTAGTACACCGCAGTATCACCCAAAAAGTCAGCCTTTTGTAGATCATGTTTTCACCTTCACTGTCACAGATGAGAGGATCTGGTTTCGGAATTACCAG ATAATAGAAGAAGATGCATCTCTAGTAGAAATTGGGCCTCGTTTTGTCCTGAATCTTATAAAAATCTTCCAAGGTAGCTTTGGAGGACCAACTCTGTATGAAAATCCCCATTACCAGTCCCCAAATATG catcGACGGCTGGTAAGATTGTCAGTGGCAGCTAAGTTTAGAGAGAAACAGCACGTCAAGGAAGTACAAAAGATTAAGAAACAAGAGAGTAAGGTGCTTATTAAAGAAGATCCCACTGAAGTGGTCTTTGAAACTCCAGCTAAAGAAAAGCCAGTGGAAATACAGCTTGTGAAACCAGAGTCAAAGCcaattgttaaaaataaaaagaagctaCGCAAAATtcagaggaagaagcagaaaaagcttttcagaactGAGGCATCAGCTTAA